The DNA sequence GCAGTGTTGATGACTGCCTTGGAGAAGACGTCGTTGGTGACCACGGCGACATAATTGGTGAGGCCCACGAAGGGCGCCTTACCGGTGAAGAACGTCTTCAGGGTGTAGTCCTGAAAGCTCATCACCACGTTCTTCACCACGGGATAACCGAACAGCGCCACGATCGCCAGGGCCGCCGGCACCACGAAGAGAACCTTCAGGAACTCCTCGCGGCGCCGACCGCCCCGCCGGCGGCTGGGGCCGGTGTCGGTGATCGGAGAGCTCGTCTGGGATGCGGTCGCTAGCGTCTCCGCGTCCGACATGCGCGGACTCCTTCCGTCGTGAGCGGCTAGCCGCCGGCCTTTGCCATCGCGTCGGCCGGTTTCGCCTGCCCGGTCAGCACGAGCTGCATTCCGGTGTAGATGATCTTGGCAGTGTCCGGCCATTTCGAACCGAGCTTGCCGGTTCGGGCGCGCGCGTGCTCCACCGCGTCGACGAAGCCGGCCATCGCAGGCACCTCCTTCTTGAATTGCGTCGCCAGCGCGAGCTTGGTCGGGACCAGGCCGCCCTGCTTGGCCCGCAACATCTGGTTCTCGTCGGAGTTCATGCACTTCACCAGCTCGGCCGCCTTCTTCATCTTCGCGTCGTCGCCGGTCACCGGCACCGTCCACGCCTCGCCGCCCAGCGGTGCGACCGATGTCTGGTCGGGCTTGTTGATCGGGAACGACACCACACCGAAGTTGACCTTGGCCTTCTGCAGGCTGGGGATCTGCCACGGACCGTTGAGCATCATGGCCGCCTTGCCCGCGATGAACTGGTCGTTCACGTCGGACTGCTTCCAGTTGACGACGCTCTTGGAGGCCGAGCCGTCGTCCACCAGGTCTTTCCAGAGCTGGAGGGCCTCGGCCACCTGCGGACTCTTGAGGTCGGTCTCGTCGCCGCCGTTGGTCCACATCGGTGGCAGGAACTGCCAGGCGCCCTCATAGTCGGCGGTGGCGTTGAACGCGAAGCCGTACTGCTTACCCACGGTCAGCTTCTTCGCGGCCGTGCGAAGCTCGGCCCAGGTCTTCGGCGGCTTGACGCCGGCCTTCGCCAGGACATCCTTGCGGTAGAAGATCGCGATGGTGTTCGCGGCGGGCTGCAGGCCGTAGAGCTTGCCCTCGAAAGTGGCCGCCGAGACCGGGCCCTCTGCATATCCGTCGGCCTTGATCCCGTAGTCATCGAGTGCGGCCAGCGCGCCGGTTTCGGCGATCTGCTGGATGTCCGGATTGTCCAGCATCAGCACATCGGGCAGCGTCTTGGACGATGCCTGCTGCAGCACCTTCTGGATCAGCGTCGGACCGGGCACGGGTTGGCGGTTGATCTTGGCCACCCCGATCGAGGTGCCACACTTCTCCAGCATGTCCTGGATCTGAGTCTTGCCCGGGTCGTCCGTGTAGTAGTCGAGCACGGTCAGTGAGTCGACCTTGGCGGAGGAACCGCCCCCGCCCCCGCCGCCGCTCGTTCCGCCGCCGCC is a window from the Microlunatus panaciterrae genome containing:
- a CDS encoding sugar ABC transporter substrate-binding protein, with the translated sequence MIKKRLVAIAALATMAPLTLAACGGGGTSGGGGGGGSSAKVDSLTVLDYYTDDPGKTQIQDMLEKCGTSIGVAKINRQPVPGPTLIQKVLQQASSKTLPDVLMLDNPDIQQIAETGALAALDDYGIKADGYAEGPVSAATFEGKLYGLQPAANTIAIFYRKDVLAKAGVKPPKTWAELRTAAKKLTVGKQYGFAFNATADYEGAWQFLPPMWTNGGDETDLKSPQVAEALQLWKDLVDDGSASKSVVNWKQSDVNDQFIAGKAAMMLNGPWQIPSLQKAKVNFGVVSFPINKPDQTSVAPLGGEAWTVPVTGDDAKMKKAAELVKCMNSDENQMLRAKQGGLVPTKLALATQFKKEVPAMAGFVDAVEHARARTGKLGSKWPDTAKIIYTGMQLVLTGQAKPADAMAKAGG